The genomic window GAAACAATCGATTTCGGCTCCTCACAAGCGTTTCTCGCCTCATTGTGCCGGTTGAATGAGAAGAGATGTGATGAGATCGGGGTCACTGGAGAGGAAATCGCTGTGCTTGAGAACTCCTGCGCTGCATCGATCGCGGTTTGTGCACTTTTAGATTGCTGTGCTTCTGCTCTGGTGAGGGTTTCTGATGCAGTGGCGGCTTTGTCCTCCGAGGCAGCGAGGGTGAATGTGGATCTTTTTGATTTGGCGGTCTCTGGCGATGGGTTTTCGATGAAGGATGAGACTGATGTAGCTGCGGACATGAAGGTTTTCCTTTCTGGATCAAAGCTTGCCGGAAAAGTTGATTCAGGGCCGTTTTCAGAGATCCCTGCGGTTCATGGGAGTTTAAGGGAAGCTGTTAGATTGCTACATGGAAGAACTCGAGTTGAGTTGAATGCTTCTGTTAAGAGTAAGAAGGTTATGGGATCTGGAATTCATGGGAAAGAGAAGGCTTATGTGGCTTCTGTGCTACCGTTGGCCATGGCTATTCAAAGTATGAGTGAGGCAAGCTATGGCCGGGCTGAATTGGTTGTTGCATCTGTTGTTGGTGAAGAATTACGGTCGAAGGTAGGGGAAGTGTTTCAGAAAGAATGCCGTTGCATTGATGCACTGAAATATGATTTCAATTCAATTACAACAGCAAGTTATAATTTTGCACTAGTTCTTCATCAAGTGTATGATCTGTTGGTTAAATTCAGGGAGATTCTTGCTTGGGAGGCAGCATTGGCTCTGTTTGCAATTGAAGTAGATGAGTCTGTGGAGAAACCAGCAGTAGTTCCATTGGAGAGCTCTAAGAGTGAAAagaaaagtgaaaagaaaaagaagaagacttTGGGGAAGGGAACTTCTATAGTAAGACAGCTGCTTAAAGAGAGACTTTCACTTGAGGCAGATGCTTCACTTGAAAATGTGATGAATTTGGTACGAGTGGCACATGACCTTGCAGGATCATTTGATCCCAAGGACTCGGAACTCGACACCTTGATAAGAAAGTTAAAAGAGATTGTTGAGAGCAACGAAGGTAGAAGGCTCCCCAAAATTCCTAAGGTATGAACATATTATGATTCAGTTCTAATGTGCGAATGGATGACATTACATATTCTTAGATCTTGAAAATAAGGATAAAACAGTTAATAAGATCTTGAACATATTATGATGTATTTATGTAACATGTGTTGGGAATATAGACTGCTAGAGCTCAggaattaaaaatgaatttgaagATAAGATGACACGatcatatttataataaagtagtgataacaattaattaaggaAGCAGATAGGTCATACAAACCTATAGTTTGTCAAAGGGACAAAATCTGCCAATTTCTCATTCCTTGATCCATCCTCAAGACCTTGTGTATCAACAGCCATTCTCCATGCATCGCCATCATTCCAAACAACAAATCAATAACAGGACCCCAATCGTCGTAGTTCTAATAGATATTATTGAGTGTACTGTGTTCTCCTAGAAAACACGCtaatttcaacaaaaataacatataaaaaaaaatctcaagtaCCTCAGCTTCTTTTCTAAGGAAATCAAGTCTATTCTGGAGATCTTCACGAGCCTTTTTTAACTTCAAGTCTTCAGTTTTACTGTGTTTCTGAAAACAAGATAAAGCTTTCAAGAGCATAATCAAGATATGGATGGAGTACAGAATTTTCAATTAGTATGTGATTAGTATGTGATTTGTTTAATAGTTTGCTTGCGTTGTAAGACTCTTTGTTGCTTTATGTTAttgcatttctttttattaggGCACGCGTGACTTTGGGAAAGAGCAAATGGCAATAAGAGAACGTGCATTTTCAGTTATTGTTGGTGTTTTTAAGAAGCATGGGGCAGTGGCACTTGACACCCCTGTCTTTGAGTTAAGAGAGACTCTTATGGGCAAATATGGAGAGGATTCAAAGTTGATATATGACCTTGCTGACCAGGTATGTTGCACTTTGTTATCATTGTACTGATATGAATgtgttgaaaatatttttaatgcatCTTATTATTTCTGTAAATATGAATGATGCATTTTATGGTCGTTTATGTAAgtgatgctttgttttttatatttgtaagtGGTGCTGGCTAGCATTGGATGCATTGTAGGCAGGGGTGCACAAACACCATTGGCCATTCATAGAGACATAGAGATAAGTGCATCCTTAGTGGTTTTGAGAAAAACAAGGACATGTGCTTGTGGGAGCAGGGGATGACAGTGAGACTCAAGTGTTTCAAGTTGTCAATGCCAAGTAATTCTTAAACAGTGAGAGTTAGTGAATATCTTTAACATAACATACATTAGAATAATGCCATCTCTATAACTTGATTTACATAATAGATTTTCAATGTATTGATAGTTATTATTAACTTGTTATCTTGACACCATTGAAGATTTATcatactatataaaaaaaactccaaGATATTATTAGATGTCTCatgtcaaaaataatatatttatcccaagaaaatttgaatttattgatttgcattaattttttctttcattgtaaagatttatgatattaaatgtCATGGAAGATCTAtcatatcataaataaaaaaacaaaaatattaatggaTGTCTCCTAGATCTATCACAACACAGATGAAAACCCAAGATATTAACAAATGTCACATATCAAAATCAATATATTCATAGGATAGATTTTCAATGTATTGATAGacaattctttttatttatttattttcaaaatcaatatattctgTAAATATGACCAGGTATGTAGCTTCTTCATGTACTACATATGATACATTTTATGGTCTAAATCTTGATTCATATTACTTAAGTTTTGATATTGTGGATAGTATGTCTTAATCTCAAATACATGGTTCTTATTGCTTTATGTATAAACCGATAACTTTGTAGATATGCTTGGAAATGTTGTTCTAAGAATTGATTCAAGGTCTTAAATAAATACATGGCTTTGGTTTTATATTgtcttttacatttttttaattatatttctcattTTAAAGTTTATATTTTGCTTCTCAGGGTGGTGAACTTTGTTCATTAAGGTATGACCTCACTGTTCCCTTTGCCCGTTACTTGGCCATGAATAATATCAGTGCACTGAAGAGATACCAGATTGCTAAAGTCTATAGAAGAGATAATCCCTCTAAGGGAAGATATCGTGAGTTCTATCAATGTGACTTCGACATTGCCGGGCAATATGAGCTGATGGAACCTGATTTTGAAGTAGTAAGGGTTTTGACTGAATTGCTAAATGAGCTATCTATTGGTGATTATGAGGTATTTGCCCCGGTTAATACTTATTGTCTGctgtattattttgttatttacttGACTTTATTTAGCAATCCTATGCTATTTTCTTGTGCATTAAATTAAAGTTGCTTTAGTTTAGGTGCTTGTCTGTGCCTAGTTTTTTAGTTAAGTGTAACAGTTCCTTTGTCATTCTTGCAGATTAAGTTAAATCATCGAAAGTTGTTAGATGGTATGTTGGAAATTTGTGGTATTCCATCAGAGAAATTCAGAACAGTTTGTTCAAGTATTGATAAATTGGATAAGCAGACATTTGAGCATGTAAAAAAGGAGTTGGTAAGATTCTAATGTTCTATAAATTGAAATGAGATGATTTTTCTGAAAACatgtattaatttatatattctttctcatttaattttgattgtatTGCAAGGTTGAGGATAAAGGCTTGACTTCAGAAATAGCCGAGAGAATTGGTGCTTTTGTGAAGAAAAGAGGGCCTCCTCTTGAAATTTTATCTGAATTGACAAGTGAGGGTAGTCAATTCTTGGGAAATAGCGAGGCTGTTGTTGCACTGGATGAGTTGAAGATTTTGTTTACAGCCCTTGACAAATCGAAGTGCCTAAATAAAGTGGTTTTTGACTTGAGCCTTGCAAGAGGCCTTGATTATTACACAGGAGTTATTTTTGAAGCAGTTTTCAAGGGCACGACACAGGTAAAATTACTTTTCAGTGACATCTGATAGAGGGTAAATGTATGGGTTTCTCACTCTTATTCTGTAGTATGCAAATATAAATGATTTATGTTTCCTCTCCTATTTTTCCCTTCTCAGACCATGCATTTCACTAAATACAGTAACAGATGGCGTTCCTACAAACAATAACATTTTTAGGGCAATTTATATTCTTAACTAATTTCTTTGTTTCCTAGGTTGGTTCCATTGCAGCCGGTGGACGTTATGATAATCTGGTTGGAATGTTCAGTGGAAAGGTAGTCCCTGCAGTTGGTGTCAGCCTGGGAATTGAGCGAGTGTTTACGATAATGGAGCAATTAGAAAAGGACCAAAACCAGGTATTATTGAATCTTCATAATATAAAGTGATGACAGTGTTGGTTATTTGTGTTACCACTGCTAAATTTTTATGACATTGAGATATATCAGTACTATGATATATGGCTGCTGTAAACAGTAACCTTTTACGTGAGATGCCTATGATATGTGACAATTTTGCAATTAGATACTGATTCTTTCCATATGATACCAGGTGATTCGAGCAACAGAAACACAAGTTTTGGTGGCGATTTTAGGGAAAGATCTTACTTTGGCTGCTGAGCTGGTCAGTGAACTGTGGGATGCGAAAATAAAAGCAGAATTCAGGTTGACAAAAAGAGTCATGAACCATATAACTCGTGCCAAACAATCTGGCATCCCTTGGATGGTGATCGTCGGGGAGTCAGAGTTACAGCAGGGTGTTgtcaaattaaaaaacattgaaGCCAGTGAAGAGGAAGTCGTTCGAAGAGACAAAATCGTTGAAGAACTGCAGAGAAGACTGGGCATAAACTGAAAGCCCTACCAGTCTACCACTCTAGTCCAGGCCTTAATGTCTGGCTTgctgatatttatttatagctgtgagctcatccaccaaaaattttaaaaaagaatgatCAAAAGAAAGTTCAAAAAGAAAGATGTGCAATTTTGTAAGTTGATTTACAGGTTATCATGTATTGGATTTTCAATGAGagttatgttataatttaagttCATTAGTATAAATTTCATTGGAGGTGAATTAGGTATTTAGGTTACATTTCTGTTTGAAAGTGTTTTATATTGTCACACTAGTTATAGAGGCAGACAAGGAGGGCTGGTTttctaaaaccaaaaaattaatcTCACTTTTAGAACTGGTTTAAAGCAACCGGCTGCATTAAgtgttttaaatattataaaaaaattagccaATTTCACTGTTTCAGGTTGGTGAGAACTCCATCCTCCCTCTCAGCCGATCTTGCAGTTCTATCTCGTCGATGGTGATGGTGACGACGGCGGTGATGGGAGTTTTGGTGAGGATCCTCTCTTTCTCGTATTCtcttcttaattttgttttgggtTGAGTATGGTTGGAGAAAGAAATAGTTAGGGCATTTCTCTCCGGTGTTCTCCATTTTGGTTGTTCTACATCTGATGGCGATGGTGGAGTTGGGTTGGGGAGAGGAGTAGCTAGGGTATTGCTTGCTTTCTCTTGTTAAGATCCAAATCTACACAATTTCATGGCTatgttatttttagtttttttgttgcTAAATTAGGTTAAAATGCTATTAATTGGAGTGTTCTTGTGAGGTTGTGCTATGGATTTAAGTTTAGCATGTTGTATTATCTCACCTTTTGCTTTGATCATTGACTGGTGAAGGAGTTTCTGGCTTTGATCGATCATGGGGTATACTGAACTTTTTATTGGTCCTGCTGGTAGTGGCAAggtgtttgattttattttatttaattttttaattttatcttggGAAATTTGTAATCTTTGTAGTTTAGATGGATAAGGTGGCTGGTAAATTACTGGTTTTGTTGCAGTCAACTTATTGCTCTAGCTTGTATCAACACTGAAACTTTTCGGAGGACCATGCACATTGTGAATCTTTGATCCTGCTGAGCATTTTGATTATCCGGTTGCTATGGGTAATATTGTCTTCTGAGCATGTTCTTGGTGTTTTCCCCCTTGTTCTCCATATGTTTATATGAGTTTTATATGATATTCCGATGTTTGTGCAGATATAAGAGAACTTATTTCCTTGGATGATGTTATGGGGGAACTTGGTCTGGGCCCTAATGTTGGCCTTATTTATTGCATGGAGTATCCTATTAGTCTAAtctctaatttttttgggttaaataatGTAAACGGTTATACATGGACTGTTCTAGTTGTATATTTTATCCTTCAGATATGAAACTTTagcaataatgtttttttttcctttactcaGATTAATTATAGAGTTGGGTTGAAAtcttattttcattattgaGATTTTTGATAATTGGTGTAATTATAGATATTTGATTAGTTTGCATAGTTGTTTGTTACTTTGGATTCCTTACAGCATCTCCAGGCATCTTGAAGAGGATCTTGATGATTGGTTGGCAGAAAAATTGGATAACTATTTGGATGATGACCATCTTGTTTTTGATTGCCCAggttattttcataatattctTGTGTTTTAGACATTTTATTACTTATGGACCTGTTATTGCATTGTGTTAATGACAATTGGGTGGAATTTTTCAGTGATCGCGTATAAAACTTCAAATGTCAGACTTTTAAGCGTGTAACTCCTTGTTATTGCATTCCACCTTCATGAATTTGACCCTTGATAGCTGAGAAATTGGAACTCTTAAGTTTCTTTAGGTGTAAATTCTCTCTCTAAATGATGGCCTTGCTTTGAAACAATGAGTACCATAATCATTTCCAGTAAAAGATATgaggaaaataaatttatgcaaAAATCTTAATTCACTAAAATTGACTGACAATCTAGAGCATATAcctaaagaaaatgaaatgataaGAAAATCTGTCAGGAATAGTTGAAGCAACAAACTCAAATGATCGGGTTGACTATGAAATTGTAAGCAAGATAATATATTTTACTACTTTTTTGGTGAGAGATTATAAATACGAGATAATCTTGTAGCCACATCTCAATACTCTCAAATTGgaaatattataaatagtaGTCTCACAGTAACTACTCAAAGCATTGCTCAGTCAATTCTCTCAAAATAAGGCAGGGATACTATATATACATGTGGCTTGTGAAAAGTTAATCATAATAGACTCATACACTAGCTTTAATTGGACTCAAGCACAAGCTCTAATCGGTCTTAAACCCTGGTCCTAATCCAACTCAAGATTACAATTGGGCTTCCAATATATTTTCAAGATCTTCATAGATTTACAAGTTGGGTTGAcctttaaaattcaaatcacaTCAACCAATTTCGTGGCGAGAATGTTCTTTTGGCTTGATGGATGGGAAGGATTTGGATTACTTTGTTCaatttatgtttccttttgacAATGCAGGACTGCCATTTTCAATTGCTGTTGCATTCCATACTCATATCGGAAATTCTGGGTATTTAGGGGAAAACGACAAGATATACAATATGGCATATTCAACACACACTTTATGTTGTCTTGTAAGGAATTTGTCTGAATCCAACTCATGAAATTTGCAGGATTAGGGTTTACCTGGATTACCATGCAAAGGGAAGTCCATTCTCAGGCTCATACCAGCAAAGGATGGTTGCAGAAGTGCATGATCCTACACAATTTGTGATGTCACCGTGAGTGCTGCAGGGATAATCACTTCATAGCCATTTTCAATTTTGTGCATGGTTTATCTCTTTTTCTGGCtgaaattcaaattattaattgATATAACTTTGCAATCTTaaacaagatttttttattggttttctaAAGGAGTGACTATATTAACTCCTTGTGTCCAGTAACATCATCAGACGCCAAGAATACAAAAGGTCTGTCAAGAAGATATGACAGTTAATGTGAAGAAATATACTTTGCATACTTGCTTCTTCTTTcagaataacaaaatttaaagcTCATTACTGTTTTTcgttatatatgttatatatccTTTTTTACAGTGAAGTTGTACTTGTCTTCATAACATTATTTCCTTTTGTGTAGCCGTTCATTTCTTATATTCTGGGTCAATTTTTATGTCCTCGTATCTTTAATTATCATAATGTTGTTAGTATGAAGAGTCAAGCATAAATTGGTTTTATTGTGCACTCATTTGGAATCACTCTCTTGTTAATGAAGTGCACCCAAGTGTCATGTATTGTTTTTCTAGTGAAATTTGCCTTTGCTTTCTTGTTGCAACTTATTATATTCATAATTGCTTCTGAAGGTCAGACTGCAGTAGCTTGATGTTTCTTAAAATCTGGGCTTTTGTGGTAAGAAAACTTAACCAAATCTGAGCCACTTGTAAGCTCCTATCAGCTTTGTCCATTTGGGTGTTTTTCAGCTTGTGGGATCAGTAAACTGTGAACTCTCACCTActtcttttaatctttttcaTTCTTTGGTCCTATATCTCTTTGTTTCTAAGGTAAGATTTTGCAGTCCTCCTTCCCTCC from Dioscorea cayenensis subsp. rotundata cultivar TDr96_F1 chromosome 9, TDr96_F1_v2_PseudoChromosome.rev07_lg8_w22 25.fasta, whole genome shotgun sequence includes these protein-coding regions:
- the LOC120269285 gene encoding histidine--tRNA ligase, cytoplasmic-like; protein product: MATAIVGAKGCSLSSAAVYSVSRGLSKVAIDPAALEKLSQQKNQPPKPVSDTAVVQGFILTFEESRAALAVLLNKFVVSECHVRPVIPLLIQKSFDLAAGFETIDFGSSQAFLASLCRLNEKRCDEIGVTGEEIAVLENSCAASIAVCALLDCCASALVRVSDAVAALSSEAARVNVDLFDLAVSGDGFSMKDETDVAADMKVFLSGSKLAGKVDSGPFSEIPAVHGSLREAVRLLHGRTRVELNASVKSKKVMGSGIHGKEKAYVASVLPLAMAIQSMSEASYGRAELVVASVVGEELRSKVGEVFQKECRCIDALKYDFNSITTASYNFALVLHQVYDLLVKFREILAWEAALALFAIEVDESVEKPAVVPLESSKSEKKSEKKKKKTLGKGTSIVRQLLKERLSLEADASLENVMNLVRVAHDLAGSFDPKDSELDTLIRKLKEIVESNEGRRLPKIPKGTRDFGKEQMAIRERAFSVIVGVFKKHGAVALDTPVFELRETLMGKYGEDSKLIYDLADQGGELCSLRYDLTVPFARYLAMNNISALKRYQIAKVYRRDNPSKGRYREFYQCDFDIAGQYELMEPDFEVVRVLTELLNELSIGDYEIKLNHRKLLDGMLEICGIPSEKFRTVCSSIDKLDKQTFEHVKKELVEDKGLTSEIAERIGAFVKKRGPPLEILSELTSEGSQFLGNSEAVVALDELKILFTALDKSKCLNKVVFDLSLARGLDYYTGVIFEAVFKGTTQVGSIAAGGRYDNLVGMFSGKVVPAVGVSLGIERVFTIMEQLEKDQNQVIRATETQVLVAILGKDLTLAAELVSELWDAKIKAEFRLTKRVMNHITRAKQSGIPWMVIVGESELQQGVVKLKNIEASEEEVVRRDKIVEELQRRLGIN